Within the Comamonadaceae bacterium OTU4NAUVB1 genome, the region GGCCCGGGCGGCCGACGGCTCGCTGGGGCGCCGCAGCTTCGTCCAGGCCGTGGGCGCGACGCCGACGGCGCGCAGGCCCAACGCATCGGGCGCCACGGCGCTGGAGGCCCGCGCCAACGCCTCGGCGCGCCTGTGGATCGCCAACCCGGACAACGACTCGGTCGCCGTCGTCGACACCGCCACCAACGCCCGCGTGGCGGAGATCGCCGTGGGCGCCTCGCCGCGCAGCGTCGCGGTGGCGCCGGACGGCCGCGTCTGGGTCGTCAACAAGGCCTCGGCGAGCATCAGCATCGTCAACCCGGCCACGCTGGCGGTCGTGCAGACCGTGGCTCTGGCGCGTGCCTCGCAGCCGCACGGGCTGGTCTTCGCGCCCGGCGGCGGTGCCGCCTTCGTGGTGCTGGAGGCGCTCGGCCAGCTCCAGCGGCTCGACGCCGCCAGCGGCGCCGTGCAGGCGACCGCGGCCGTCGGCGCCAATCCCCGCCACCTGTCGATCGGCGCCGACGCGGCGACCGTGCTGGTCTCGCGCTTCGTCACCGCGCCGCTCGCGGGCGAAGGCACGGCGACGGTCAACACCGCCCTCGGCGGCGCCGAGGTGCTGGCGATCGACGCGTCGACGCTGGCGGTGACCCGCACCGTCGTGCTGCGCCACAGCGACAAGACCGACACCGAGATCCAGGGCGCCGGCCTCCCCAACTACCTGGGCGCGGCCACGATCTCGCCGGACGGCAGGTCGGCGTGGGTGCCCTCCAAGCAGGACAACGTCAAGCGCGGCACCCTGCGCAGCGGCCAGGGCCTGGACTTCCAGAACACCGTGCGCGCCATCTCCTCGCGCATCGAGCTGGCCACGCTCGCGGAGGATTACGCCCGGCGCGTGGACCACGACAACGCGAGCCTCGGCTCGGCGGCGGCCTTCCACCCGTCGGGGGCCTACCTCTTCGTGGCGCTGGAGACCAGCCGCCAGGTGGCGGTGGTGGACGCGGCCGGCGGTCGCGAGCTGTTCAGGGCCGACGTGGGTCGCGCGCCGCAGGCCCTGTCGGTGTCGGCGGACGGCCGGACGCTGTACGTGCAGAACTTCATGGACCGCAGCGTGAGCGTGCTGGACCTCGCCCCGCTGGCGGTCAACGGCGAACTGCGCCTGCCACCGATCGCCACCACCACGACGGTGGCCGCCGAGCGGCTCGCCGCGCAGGTGCTCGCGGGCAAGCAGCTGTTCTACGACGCGCGCGACCCGCGCCTGGCGCGCGACAGCTACATGAGCTGCGCGAGCTGCCACAGCGACGCGGGCCACGACGGGCGCACCTGGGACTTCACGGGCTTCGGCGAGGGCCTGCGCAACACCATCGCGCTCAAGGGCCGCGCGGGCGTGGGCCACGGCTTCACCCACTGGAGCGCCAACGGCGACGAGGTCCAGGACTTCGAGAAGCAGATCCGCGACTTCGCGGGCGGCACCGGCCTGATGACGGACGCCCAGTTCGCCACCGGCACCCGCGCCCAGCCGCTGGGCGACCGCAAGGCCGGCGTGAGCACCGACCTCGACGCGCTGGCGGCCTACCTCGGCTCGCTCGACGCCTTCGCGCCCAGTCCGCTGCGCAACGCCGACGCCTCGCTGACCACGCCCGCGCAGGCGGGCAAGGCGGTCTTCGCGGCGGCCAACTGCGCGAGCTGCCACGCCGGGGCGCCCTTCACGCTCAGCGCCGACGCCAGCGCGCTGCGCAACGTCGGCACCCTGCGCACGAGCAGCGGCCAGCGCCTGGGCGCCAACCTCGCGGGCATCGACGTGCCCACGCTGCGCGACGTGTGGGCCACCGCCCCCTACCTGCACGACGGCAGCGCGCCGACGCTCGCGGCGGCCGTGCAGGCCCACGCGGGCACCAACCTGGGCGCGGGCGATCTGACCAGCCTGGTGGCGTACCTGCAGCAGATCGGCGGCGAGGAGACGGCCGCGCCCACCGCCGGCGGCACGGGCGGCGGCACGGGCAGCACCGGCGGCACGGGTGGCACGGGTGGCGGTACGGGCGGCACCGGGGGCACGACCGCCCCGGCCGCCGTGCCGCCGTCCACGGCCACGGCCTGCGCCGCCGAGGGCGGGACGTGCGCGCTGCCCGCGGGCGCCACCGCCACCGTCTGGTACGGCGCCAACGCCCAGTGGGCGGTCAGGACCGCCGTCGCCGGCACCATCGCCTGCACCAACGCCGTCTTCGGCGATCCGGCACCCGGCACGGTCAAGGGCTGCCGCTACGCGCTCGACGCGACGGTGAAGGCGACGACCAACCTGGCGCCGTCGGCCACGCTGGCGACCTCCTACGTCTCGCCCTGGGAGAGCCTGGCGGCGATGGCCAACACGGTCGCGCCGGCCAACTCGGCCGACCGCACCGGCGGCGCCTACGGCAACTGGCAGGGCGAGGCCAACTATGGACGCACCGACTGGGTCAGCTTCACCTGGACCACCCCCAAGGCGCTGAGCGCGCTGGAGGTCTACTGGTGGAACGACGGCGCGGGCATCGGCACGCCGACGGCCGCCAGCGTCGAGTACTGGAGCGGCACCGCCTGGCTGCCCCTGGGTGCCGTGGGCACCGCGCTCGACACCTTCAACCGCGCGACGCTGGGCGTGACGACCACCCGGCTGCGCGTGGCCATGAGGAGCGCCCGGGCCACCGGCATCCTGGAGGCGCGCGTGCTCGGCGCCGAGGCACCGGCACCGACCAACATCGCCGCGACGGCCACGCTGGCGACCTCCTACGTCTCGCCCTGGGAGAGCCTGGCGGCGGTGACCGACGCGCTCGTGCCGGCCAACTCGGCCGACCGCACCGGCGGCGCCTACGGCAACTGGCAGGGCGAGGCGCTCTACAACCGCACCGACTGGGTCAGCTTCACCTGGACCGCGCCCAAGTCGCTGAGCGCGCTGGAGGTCTACTGGTGGAACGACGGCGCGGGCATCGCCACGCCGACGGCGGCGACGGCGGAGTTCTGGGACGGCAAGGCCTGGCAGCCACTGCCGGCCCCGGGCATGGCGCTCAACGCCTTCAACCGCGTCGATTTCCAGGTCACCGCCACCGCCGTTCGCGTGGCCATGAAGAGCGCCAGGGCCACCGGCATCCTGGAGGCGCGCATCCTGGGCGGCGACGCGCCGCGATGACGCATCGGGCGCGACCGCGCCTCAGTTCGGCTCGGCGGCGCGGTCGGGGGACGATCCGCTGCGCACCACGCGCTGGTCGCGGTCGAGCACGACGGTGAAGACCATCGGCGTGTTCGGCGGCTGCACCCATCGCCATTCCCATTCGCTCTCGCGCTTGAGCGCGTAGGGCATGACCCTCGCGGGCTTGCCCAGCAGCTTGCGCACGTCCTCCATCGCCATGCCGGGGCGCACGCGGGCGAAGTTCTCGGGCGTGAGCACCTGGCGCAGCGCGCTCATGCGGCCGTCCGCGCCGATGGTGATCATGTAGTTCTTCTGGCCCTGCGGCTGGCGGTTGTATTCGAGCACCCGGCCGCCCGGCACGCCCGGGGCGTCCCAGACGTTCTCGGGCTGGCCGAAGCGCGTGCGCACGTCCGCCTCGGTGGAGACGCCCTCCTCGAGCTGTTCGATGCGCTGCGGATCGCACCCCGACAGCGTCAGCACGGCCGACCCCGCCACCGCCAGTGCCGCCAGCGAAGTCGCCAGCCGGTTCCCACCGAAGCGTGTTGACATGCCGTCCCCCGTAAAATCGATGCAAAGGGTTTCAGTCTATGTCCATCTTCAATCGTCCCCACTACACCTCCGAGTTCACGCAGTTCATCGACGAACTCAAGCAGAAGCGGCCGCACCTCGAGGCCGACCAGCGTACCGGCCGCGCGCTGCTGTGGGACAAACAGCCCGTCGACCTCGGCGTCCTGAAGGACGACCTGGACGCGAAGGTGCCCCAGCAGCCCTACGTCTACCAGACGCAGGCGAAGTAGGCCGGTGCACGCCTTGCCGGCCGTCGCGCCGGACGGCGCGGACCTCTCTTCTTCCCTCCGAGCCGCCCCGCACGAGGACATCGATCCGATCGCGCTGGCGCGCCTCTACGGCGAGCCGCTCTTCTCGCTGCCCAACGACCTCTACATCCCGCCCGAGGCGCTGCAGGTCTTCCTCGACGCCTTCGAAGGCCCGCTGGACCTGCTGCTCTACCTGATCCGCAAGCAGAACTTCAACATCCTCGACATCCCGATGGCGGGGCTGACCCGGCAATACCTCGCCTACGTCGACCAGGTGCGGCGCACGCACCTCGAACTCGCCGCCGAGTACCTGCTGATGGCGGCGATGCTCATCGAGATCAAGTCGCGCATGCTGCTGCCCCCCAAGCGCGTGGCCGACGGCGAGGAAGCCGAGGACCCGCGCGCCGAACTCGTTCGGCGCCTGCTGGAATACGAGCAGGCCAAGCGCCAGGCCGCCGCCCTGGGGGCCACGCCGACGCTCGGGCGCGACCACTGGGCCGCCCAGGCGCACGTCGAGCAGTCGCGCGCGCCACGCTTTCCCGACGTCGATCCGACCGACCTGCGCAACGCCTGGGCCGACGTCCTGCGGCGCGCGAAGCTGGTGCAGCACCACACGATCTCGCGCGAGGCCCTGAGCGTGCGCGAGCACATGAGCATCGTGCTGCGCCATCTGCAGGGGCGGCGCTTCGTCGAGTTCGAGCGGCTGTTCGACGTCACGCGCGGCGTGCCGGTGCTGGTGGTGACCTTCATCGCGATGCTGGAACTCGCCAAGGAGACGCTGATCGACATCACGCAGGCCGAGGCCTTCGCGCCGATCTACGTGCGGCTGGCCTATGTCCCCACCTGAGGCCTCCCATCCCGGCGCCCGCCAGCGCCCGATGCCGGCCGCGCGCACGGCGCCACCGATCGACCCTTCATCGAGTCCCCCATGAGCTACAGCGTCAAGGAAATCTTCTACACCCTGCAGGGCGAAGGCGGTCAGGCCGGCATGCCGGCCGTGTTCTGCCGCTTCGCCGGCTGCAACCTCTGGAGCGGGCGCGAGGCCGATCGCGAGCGCGCCGTCTGCCGGTTCTGCGACACCGACTTCGTGGGCACCGACGGCACGCTCGGGGGCAAGTTCCCCGACGCGGACCGGCTGGCCGACACCATCGCCGCGCAGTGGCCGGCCGACGACGGCGCGACCGGCGCGCGCCTGACGGTGCTGACCGGTGGCGAGCCGCTGCTGCAGGTCGATGCCGCGCTGGTGGACGCCCTGCACGCGCGCGGCTTCCGCATCGCGGTGGAGAGCAACGGCACCGTCGTCGCTCCCGAGGGCATCGACTGGCTGTGCATCAGCCCCAAGGCCGGCGCGCCGTGGGTGCAGCGCAGCGGGCAGGAACTCAAGGTGGTGTGGCCGCAGCCCGGACTCGACCTGGAACGCCTGCGCGCCGACAGCGAATTCGAGCACCGCTTCCTGCAGCCCATGGACGGCCCGGCGCAGGCCGAGAACATCGCCCTGTGCATCGACACCTGCCTGCGCCACCCGTCCTGGCGCCTGAGCCTGCAGACCCACAAGCTGACCGGCATCCGCTGACCCGCGGGCCGCTTCCTTCCGGGCGCCCGCTCGCCCTCCGTTTCATCGACGCCATGTCCTTCCCGCAATTCACCCTCAGCCAACGCTTCTTCTTCGACGCCGCCCATACCCTCCAGCGCGAGATCGAGACCGAGGGCAGCCGCCGCATCCACGGCCACACCTACCGTGCCGAGGTCGCCGTGCGCGGCCCGCGCGACGCAGTCACCGGCATGGTCATCGACCTGGGCCACCTGCGCGCGCGCTGCGACGCCCTGCGCGAGCGGCTCGACCACCATCTGCTCGACGACGTGCCCGGCCTCGGCCCCGCCACGCTGGAGAACCTGTGCGTGTTCATCGCCACCGCCCTGGCCGACCTGCGCCCGGCGGTCAGCAGCGTGCGCGTCTGGCGCGAGTCCTCGGGCGACGCCTGCGTGCTCGAACTGTCCTGAATCCCCGTCCCCAACCGCATCGAACGAAAGCAAAAGGTCCGCCATGCCCCACCTGATCATCGAATACACCAGCAACCTGCCCGACTTCCCGGAGGCCCGGGTGCTCGACGAACTCAACACCGCCGTCACGGCCAGCCCGGAGATCCTGAGCGAGTCCGACCTGAAGACGCGCTTCGTCCCGGTCTCGCGTTTCGCCATCGGCACCGCGCCCGCCGATCGCGCCTTCGTCCACGCCCAGCTGCGTCTGCTGTCGGGGCGCGATGCGCCAACCAAGCAGGACCTGACCGGCCGCATCGCCGACGTGCTGCGCCGGCTCGCGCCGCGTCCCGCGGGCGTGCTGGTCCAACTGAGCGTGGAGATCGTCGACATGGACCGGCCGTCCTACGTCAAGGAAAAGCTCTCGTAGCACGCGTGCCGTCGACCCGAAGCGACGAGTCGAGTGCGCGCCGGATCCTCAGGGCTCGACGCCCGGCCCGCGTCCCATCAGCTCGACCACCGCCTCGGCCGGCCGCATGCGGCCGTCGAGCAGCGCGACCACGCTGCGGGCGATCGGCATGTCGATGCCCAGGTAGGCCGCGCGCTGCACGACGGTGCGCGCGCAGTGGACCCCCTCGGCCACGTGGCCGAGCGACGCCACCGCCTGCGCCAGCGTCTGGCCCTGGGCCAGCAGCAGGCCGACCTTGCGATTGCGCGACAGGTCGCCGGTCGACGTCAGCACCAGGTCGCCCAGTCCGGACAGGCCCATGAACGTCTCGGCCCGCGCGCCCAGCGCCAGGCCGAAGCGCGTCATCTCGGCCAGTCCGCGCGTGACGAGCGCCGCGCGCGCGTTGAGACCGAGCGACAGGCCATCGCACAACCCCGTCGCGATGGCCAGCACGTTCTTCAATGCGCCGCCCACCTCCACGCCGACGATGTCGTCGTTCGCGTAGACGCGCAGCCGGGGGCCGTGGAAGGCATCGACCAGCGCCTGGCGCACGTCCGCGTGGGCGCTCGCGGCGACCAGCGCGGTGGGCTGTCCGCGCGCGACCTCCTGGGCGAAGCTCGGTCCGCTCAGGGCTCCGGCGCGAAGGCGCGGCGCGACCTGTGCCTGGACCTCGTGCGGCAACAGGCCGTGGCTTTCCTCCCGGGCGTCATCCGCGCCGTCGCGGGAGGCCGGTTCGATGCCCTTGCTCAGCCAGGCGAGCGGCGCGTCGAGGTCGCGCAAGGCCGTGAGCTGTGCGCGTAACGCGGCCATCGGCGTCGCGACGATGACGAGGTCGGCCGCGCGTGCCGGCGGCGCGGCGTCGCCGCCGACGATGCGCAATGCCGAGGGCAGTGCGATGCCGGGCAGGTAGCGGAGGTTGTCGCGCGTGGCCGCCATGGCGGCGGCCTGGGCCGCGTCGCGCGCCCAGAGCGTCACGTCGTGCCGTCCGGCGGCACCGACCGCCATGGCCGTGCCCCAGGCACCGGCGCCGAGGATGCAGATCTTCACGGACGAACGCGCCGTCGTGCGTCCCGCCGCCGGGCGGCGAGGCATGGCGGCGCGACGGGTGCGGTCACTGCGTCAGGACGGACGACGGTTGGCCGGCGGCCTGCGCCTGCTGCTGTTCGAACATGGCCTGGAAGTTGATCTCGGCCAGGTGGACCGGCGGGAAGCCGCCGCGTTGGATCAGGTCGGCCACGTTGCCACGCAGGTAGGGATAGACGATCTGCGGGCAGGCGATGCCCAGGATCGGGCTCATCTGGTCTTCCGGCAGGTTGCGGATCTCGAAGATGCCGGCCTGCTTGGCCTCGACCAGGAAGACCGTCTTGTCGCCGATCTTGGTCTGCACGGTGGCCGAGACGGTCACTTCGAAGACGCCTTCGGCCACGGGCTGGGCATCGACGCCGAGCTGGATGTCGACGGTCGGCTGTTCCTGCTCCAGCAGGATGCCGGGCGAGTTGGGCTGCTCCAGCGACACGTCCTTCAGGTAGACGCGCTGAATCTGGAACACGGGATCGGGAGTGTCGGCCATGGCTGAGCTTTCGAAGTCGAATGGAAGGCCTGCGGCGAGCACGGAAGTCCCGCGATCGCAGGCCGGATGGGGAAGGAGCCGGCGATTATGGCCTGTGCCATCGCCGGCTACGGCGTGCCCGGAGGCACGCGCGCTTCAGGGTCAGGCGCCCTGCAGCAGAGGCACGAGGCCGCCGCGGCCGTCGAGCGCGATCAGGTCGTCGCAGCCGCCGACATGGGTCTCTCCGATGAAGATCTGCGGCACCGTGCGGCGCTTCGTCGACGCCATCATGGCGACACGTGCCTGCGGGTCGCTGTCGATGCGGATCTCCTCGATCTGCTCGACGCCCTTGGACTTGAGGATCTGCTTGGCGCGAATGCAATAGGGGCAGACGGCCGTCGTGTACATCTTGACGGTTTGCATGAGGAAGGAGTGGTCGGGTTGAGGATGCCGTCAGCGTCCAGGTGGACGCCGGGCGACGGCGCGGAGAGCGGTCGGGCCGTCCGGCTCAGGCCTTCTCGATGGGCAGGTTAGCCTCTTTCCACGCCTTGAGCCCGCCCGCCACGACTTGGGCCTGCTCGTAGCCGAGCTTCTTGGCCGTCGCCAGCGCGCGCTGCGCACGCGTGCCGCTGGCGCACATCAACAGCAGCGGAACGGATTTGTTCTTGACCGCGCCGGTCAGTTTCTGCTCGAGCTGGCCGAAGGGCACGTTGCGCGCGCCGGTGGCGTGCCCCGCGGCGAATTCGTCGGGTTCGCGCACGTCCACCATGACCGCGCGCTCGCGGTTGATCAGCTGCACCGCGCCCTGGGCCGTGAGCGATCCGCCGCGCGCGCCGTTGATCAGCGGCCAGGCCAGCAGGCCCCCCGAGCTCAGCGCGATCAGGATCAGCATCCAGTTGTCGACGATGAATTTCACGATGTTCCTTGAATGGCAAACCGCCGATTTTAGAATGCTGCCTTTCGCAGTCCGCTCCCCCCCGCACTCAAAGGCCTCCCTCATGCACAAGCTGGTACTGATCCGCCACGGCGAATCGACCTGGAATCTCGAGAATCGCTTCACCGGCTGGACCGACGTCGACCTGACGCCCACCGGCGTCGAGCAGGCCAAGCAGGCCGGCCGGCTGCTCAAGGCGGAGGGCTACGATTTCGACGTCGCCTACACCAGCGTGCTCAAGCGCGCCACCCGCACGCTCTGGCACACGCTCGACGAACTCGACCGCACCTGGCTGCCGGTGGTGCATTCCTGGCGCCTCAACGAACGCCATTACGGCGGGCTGCAGGGCCTGAACAAGGGCGAGACGGCCAAGAAGTACGGCGACGAGCAGGTGCTGGTGTGGCGCCGCAGCTACGA harbors:
- a CDS encoding rhodanese-like domain-containing protein; this encodes MKFIVDNWMLILIALSSGGLLAWPLINGARGGSLTAQGAVQLINRERAVMVDVREPDEFAAGHATGARNVPFGQLEQKLTGAVKNKSVPLLLMCASGTRAQRALATAKKLGYEQAQVVAGGLKAWKEANLPIEKA
- the queE gene encoding 7-carboxy-7-deazaguanine synthase — protein: MSYSVKEIFYTLQGEGGQAGMPAVFCRFAGCNLWSGREADRERAVCRFCDTDFVGTDGTLGGKFPDADRLADTIAAQWPADDGATGARLTVLTGGEPLLQVDAALVDALHARGFRIAVESNGTVVAPEGIDWLCISPKAGAPWVQRSGQELKVVWPQPGLDLERLRADSEFEHRFLQPMDGPAQAENIALCIDTCLRHPSWRLSLQTHKLTGIR
- a CDS encoding 5-carboxymethyl-2-hydroxymuconate Delta-isomerase encodes the protein MPHLIIEYTSNLPDFPEARVLDELNTAVTASPEILSESDLKTRFVPVSRFAIGTAPADRAFVHAQLRLLSGRDAPTKQDLTGRIADVLRRLAPRPAGVLVQLSVEIVDMDRPSYVKEKLS
- a CDS encoding 6-carboxytetrahydropterin synthase, whose product is MSFPQFTLSQRFFFDAAHTLQREIETEGSRRIHGHTYRAEVAVRGPRDAVTGMVIDLGHLRARCDALRERLDHHLLDDVPGLGPATLENLCVFIATALADLRPAVSSVRVWRESSGDACVLELS
- a CDS encoding DUF1929 domain-containing protein, producing MSHPPQASAAAPPSRIALRPGRPGRPVPRPWPRRALALLVAAGLSACGGDGDNAAATGASPVASGTVAAVAQQRAPALKPSSWVTVPAVADPTLQNLAIPASAPTQGLWSGVQNWPLNALHAAVLPNGRVLSYGSTPDGAGQNGRYFDVWDPTLGFGDNAHRTTYRDGQQDSFCSAAAYLGDGRLMISGGNGAVTTTLYTPATDGVTTSAANLADERWYATMLNLPDGRPVVLGGMNPYAEGMQDNPAQSVAQGLASMTPEVLENGAWRSLFGAYSRDAFGPDYLRASYPRAWVAPDGRVFGVSAETMWYLDPAGNGTLSVAGRFKEAPNATTRPNVGATNTAVMYAPGRILVVGGNGSFNGDGLPASAGATMIDISGGAPRLAEQPAMKTARRFPNAIVLPTGRVLITGGTRQGNENGVNAVYAAETWDPASGTWSTGANAAIFRGYHSFSVLMPNGTVLSTGGGAPGPVTNRNAEAYYPPYLFRTVNGAAQLAPRPVMAALSGLTYANGDALQVDMAGAGAIAQMVLVGLSAGTHSFNPGQRRIPLAFSQDTYRLTTTVPDRNTVPPGYYQLVAIDAAGVPSRGTIVAIGANTSAPPVATTPYNPPDLSATVNAPVIVAGGTASYGVSAVAGTTYSWDFGDGSAATAFATAATATHVYAQPGVYAVVLTARAADGSLGRRSFVQAVGATPTARRPNASGATALEARANASARLWIANPDNDSVAVVDTATNARVAEIAVGASPRSVAVAPDGRVWVVNKASASISIVNPATLAVVQTVALARASQPHGLVFAPGGGAAFVVLEALGQLQRLDAASGAVQATAAVGANPRHLSIGADAATVLVSRFVTAPLAGEGTATVNTALGGAEVLAIDASTLAVTRTVVLRHSDKTDTEIQGAGLPNYLGAATISPDGRSAWVPSKQDNVKRGTLRSGQGLDFQNTVRAISSRIELATLAEDYARRVDHDNASLGSAAAFHPSGAYLFVALETSRQVAVVDAAGGRELFRADVGRAPQALSVSADGRTLYVQNFMDRSVSVLDLAPLAVNGELRLPPIATTTTVAAERLAAQVLAGKQLFYDARDPRLARDSYMSCASCHSDAGHDGRTWDFTGFGEGLRNTIALKGRAGVGHGFTHWSANGDEVQDFEKQIRDFAGGTGLMTDAQFATGTRAQPLGDRKAGVSTDLDALAAYLGSLDAFAPSPLRNADASLTTPAQAGKAVFAAANCASCHAGAPFTLSADASALRNVGTLRTSSGQRLGANLAGIDVPTLRDVWATAPYLHDGSAPTLAAAVQAHAGTNLGAGDLTSLVAYLQQIGGEETAAPTAGGTGGGTGSTGGTGGTGGGTGGTGGTTAPAAVPPSTATACAAEGGTCALPAGATATVWYGANAQWAVRTAVAGTIACTNAVFGDPAPGTVKGCRYALDATVKATTNLAPSATLATSYVSPWESLAAMANTVAPANSADRTGGAYGNWQGEANYGRTDWVSFTWTTPKALSALEVYWWNDGAGIGTPTAASVEYWSGTAWLPLGAVGTALDTFNRATLGVTTTRLRVAMRSARATGILEARVLGAEAPAPTNIAATATLATSYVSPWESLAAVTDALVPANSADRTGGAYGNWQGEALYNRTDWVSFTWTAPKSLSALEVYWWNDGAGIATPTAATAEFWDGKAWQPLPAPGMALNAFNRVDFQVTATAVRVAMKSARATGILEARILGGDAPR
- a CDS encoding segregation/condensation protein A; translated protein: MDPIALARLYGEPLFSLPNDLYIPPEALQVFLDAFEGPLDLLLYLIRKQNFNILDIPMAGLTRQYLAYVDQVRRTHLELAAEYLLMAAMLIEIKSRMLLPPKRVADGEEAEDPRAELVRRLLEYEQAKRQAAALGATPTLGRDHWAAQAHVEQSRAPRFPDVDPTDLRNAWADVLRRAKLVQHHTISREALSVREHMSIVLRHLQGRRFVEFERLFDVTRGVPVLVVTFIAMLELAKETLIDITQAEAFAPIYVRLAYVPT
- a CDS encoding outer membrane protein assembly factor BamE; this encodes MSTRFGGNRLATSLAALAVAGSAVLTLSGCDPQRIEQLEEGVSTEADVRTRFGQPENVWDAPGVPGGRVLEYNRQPQGQKNYMITIGADGRMSALRQVLTPENFARVRPGMAMEDVRKLLGKPARVMPYALKRESEWEWRWVQPPNTPMVFTVVLDRDQRVVRSGSSPDRAAEPN
- a CDS encoding DUF3460 family protein codes for the protein MSIFNRPHYTSEFTQFIDELKQKRPHLEADQRTGRALLWDKQPVDLGVLKDDLDAKVPQQPYVYQTQAK
- the grxC gene encoding glutaredoxin 3, coding for MQTVKMYTTAVCPYCIRAKQILKSKGVEQIEEIRIDSDPQARVAMMASTKRRTVPQIFIGETHVGGCDDLIALDGRGGLVPLLQGA
- a CDS encoding NAD(P)-dependent glycerol-3-phosphate dehydrogenase, which gives rise to MKICILGAGAWGTAMAVGAAGRHDVTLWARDAAQAAAMAATRDNLRYLPGIALPSALRIVGGDAAPPARAADLVIVATPMAALRAQLTALRDLDAPLAWLSKGIEPASRDGADDAREESHGLLPHEVQAQVAPRLRAGALSGPSFAQEVARGQPTALVAASAHADVRQALVDAFHGPRLRVYANDDIVGVEVGGALKNVLAIATGLCDGLSLGLNARAALVTRGLAEMTRFGLALGARAETFMGLSGLGDLVLTSTGDLSRNRKVGLLLAQGQTLAQAVASLGHVAEGVHCARTVVQRAAYLGIDMPIARSVVALLDGRMRPAEAVVELMGRGPGVEP
- the secB gene encoding protein-export chaperone SecB; the encoded protein is MADTPDPVFQIQRVYLKDVSLEQPNSPGILLEQEQPTVDIQLGVDAQPVAEGVFEVTVSATVQTKIGDKTVFLVEAKQAGIFEIRNLPEDQMSPILGIACPQIVYPYLRGNVADLIQRGGFPPVHLAEINFQAMFEQQQAQAAGQPSSVLTQ